The Thermoleophilum album genome includes a window with the following:
- a CDS encoding metal ABC transporter substrate-binding protein, protein MNAAHDPAEKFFFHRRAFARLSAWPRLPALAVVVVIALVGCGGGEKQAAERSGRTVAATTVVAADIARAVLGPAIAVESVMPAGVDPHEFEPRPNDARLLLDSPLVVRSGGSIDAWSERFLAERSAGRVVDLARAVRAVADDPHWWHDPERGARAAFVVARAGAAAGLADRQVLRRRAVAYERRVRRLEQAIRSCLAVVPRNRRLLVTGHRSLSYFARRFGLLEVGSVIPSLSTEAEPSPRDLARLAAQMRRRGIDVVFPERGVSPRIERALARQAGARLGQPLWTDSLAPRGPAASYLGMLASNADAIVRGLSGGRRGCPQALRLAAQHSPGRSPAA, encoded by the coding sequence ATGAACGCAGCGCACGACCCCGCCGAAAAGTTCTTCTTTCACCGGCGAGCGTTCGCCAGGCTCAGCGCTTGGCCGCGACTACCGGCTTTGGCCGTGGTAGTGGTGATCGCGCTCGTCGGTTGCGGCGGTGGCGAGAAGCAAGCTGCCGAACGCTCGGGACGCACCGTCGCGGCGACCACGGTGGTCGCTGCCGACATTGCGCGTGCCGTACTCGGCCCGGCCATCGCTGTCGAGAGCGTGATGCCGGCCGGGGTCGATCCGCACGAATTCGAACCGCGTCCGAACGACGCTCGTCTGCTCCTCGATTCTCCCCTCGTCGTGCGCAGCGGCGGTTCCATCGACGCTTGGAGCGAGCGCTTCCTCGCTGAGCGGTCGGCCGGTCGCGTGGTCGACCTGGCGCGTGCGGTACGGGCGGTCGCCGACGATCCGCACTGGTGGCACGATCCCGAGCGTGGGGCACGGGCGGCGTTCGTGGTGGCGCGCGCGGGCGCGGCGGCGGGTCTCGCAGATCGCCAAGTGTTGCGCCGGCGGGCGGTCGCTTACGAACGTCGCGTGCGGCGTCTGGAGCAGGCGATTCGGTCGTGCCTTGCGGTCGTGCCGCGCAACCGTCGCTTGCTGGTGACGGGGCATCGCTCGCTCTCCTACTTCGCTCGGCGTTTCGGTTTGCTGGAAGTCGGCTCGGTGATCCCCTCGCTTTCGACCGAGGCTGAGCCCTCGCCGCGCGATCTCGCGCGACTCGCGGCGCAGATGCGTCGGCGTGGCATCGACGTGGTCTTCCCGGAGCGCGGTGTGTCGCCGCGCATCGAGCGAGCGCTGGCACGGCAGGCCGGAGCACGCTTGGGTCAACCGCTTTGGACCGACTCGCTCGCGCCCCGTGGACCGGCGGCCAGCTATCTCGGGATGCTGGCGAGCAACGCCGATGCGATCGTACGCGGCCTCAGCGGCGGCCGCCGCGGCTGTCCGCAGGCGCTGCGTCTCGCCGCGCAGCACAGTCCGGGCAGATCCCCCGCAGCGTGA